Within Raineyella sp. W15-4, the genomic segment GTGAATCCAGCACGTCGTCCAAATGAGACCGGCCCGGCCGCGCGGATCGGGTGAGCGGATTCATCCGGGTGTAACACCGGGAACACCACGTCGCACCGGGGACACACGTGGTTCGTAACACCGGGGACACACGTGCTTCGTACGCTCGGCGGGCATGAGGACCCTGCACGACGAGATCGCGTCCCCGACGCCGGCGCCACAGTTCGGCACGTCGTCGCCGCTGGCCGGGCTGCGCCGCCGCTCGCTGCGGCCGGTCGACGCCCTGGCCGGGTCGATCGCGGCCGCGGCACCGACCGCCGCGGGACTCACCCTGCCGGCACTGCTGCTGCAGCACACCGGCGGCCGGGCCTGGATCGCCGTGTTGCTCGCCGCTGGACTGGCGTTGTCGATGGCGCTGCTGGTCGGGGTGTTCGCCCGACGGCTGACCGGGTCGGGCGCGCTCTACACGTTCGTCGCGCAGGCGGTCGACACCACCCGTGCCTCCGGGCGGGTGATGGCGCTGGCCACCGCCGCCTTCCTGACCGTGGCGTACGGGCTGGTCGCGGTGACTGCGCTGGCCGGCACCGGCCTCTATCTCGCCCGGCTGGTCGGGTCGTTCGGCCTGTCGGTGCCCCTGTCGGTGCCGGTCGGGGTCGCTGTCGCGGTGGGGCTGGCCTGCCTGGCGTTGCTGGTGCGCCGGATCTCGTTGTCCTCCCGGGTGATGCTGACGCTGGAGGCGGGCGCCCTGGGGGTGCTGTTGATCCCAGTGCTCGGCGTCCTGCTGGGCGACTGGGGCCATGCCGCGACCGGCGCGGTGGGCCTCGGCGACCCGACGGTGTCCGGCGTGCCGGGGCCCGGTGCCGCAGGCACCGGCACCGTCCCGCATCCCGGTGGGCTCGCCGCGGGCGTGATGATCACCGTGGCGGCGTTCATCGGCTTCGACCACGCCACGTTCGTGGGGGCGGAGACCCGCCGCCCGCTGCGCACCATCCCGCGGGTGCTGTCGACCAGCGTCGTGGTCGTCACCGTGGTCCAGCTGCTGACCGTGCTCGCGGCGATCCGGGCCGGGTCCGCGGCGGTGTTCCAGGCGACCGGGATGTGGTGGACGCCGGTGCTGTCCCTGGCCGGGGTGCTGGGGTTCGCCGCCTGCGCGCTGGCCTCGATGACGGCGCTGTCGCGGCTGTTCCTGGTGCTGGCCAAGGACGGCATTCTGCCGGCCGGTGTCGGCCGGACCACCGATCAGGGCAGTCCGGTCACCGCCGTGCTGGTGACGGCGGTGCCGATCATCGTCGTCGCCGCGGGTGCCGTCGCGGTGGCCGGCCCGTGGGCGGTGGTGTCCACCGCAACGTCGGCGGCGGCCTCGGCGTACGTGCTGGCCTATCTGCTCACCGCGGTCGCGGTGCCGCTGTTCCTGCGCCGGATCGGCGAGCTCACCCTCACCCCGGTGGTCGGGGCGGTCGGGGCGGCGATCGGGCTGGCGGCGGTGTGGCTGGGATTCGTCGCCGGGCCGGTGCAGCCGGCGGACCGGTGGGGTGCCTGGATCGGCGTCCTGGTGCCGGTCACGCTGGTGCTGGCCGGCTGGGAGGTGGTCCGCCGCCGGCCGCCGGGCCGGTGGGGCCGCTACGACGTGCCGACCACCCGGGACGTGCTCGGCGGCGACGGTCCGGACGCATGAGTCGGGACCCCGACGACGGGGTGGACCTGCGGGCCCGCCAGCCGCAGGCCGTCCGCAACGCGTTCGCGGTCCTGGAGGAAGTCGCCCGGTGCGGGGCGGGGGTCACCGGGACCCAGGTGGCGCGCAACCTCCGGATGCCGAAGGCGACCGCCTACCGGCTGCTCAACATGCTGGTGGAGGACGAGTACCTGGTCCGGGTGCCGGATCTCAGCGGGTTCGCGCTGGGCCGGAAGGTGGCCTGGTTGATCGCCCTGGCCGAGGACGGGCCCGCAACATCCGTTGAGCACGCGTCGTCGGCATATGGGTCCAGTCCGGCGTCGCCTGGATCCACGCCGGATCGGTGACCATCCGGGCGACGACGAGGCCGGCCGCCAGGGAGACCAGGATGCCGAGGCTGACCGACCCGTTGGCGAGCGCCGCCAGCGGGTCCTGGTTGATCATCGCCACCAGCGCCCGGTAGGTGCTCGCCCCCGGGATCATGATCAGCACCGCCGGCACCGACAGGATGATCCGTGGTGCCGGCAGGCGCTGGCTGGCCGCGGCGGCCAGCAGGCCGACCAGCAGCGTCGCTCCCGCTGCGCACAGCAGCGGATTCGCCCCGGCGTCGCCGGCGCCCAGCCGCAGCACGTTGGCGACGGTGCCGATCGCGGCGGTGGCCAACGCCGGCCGCAGCGGGGTGTTGAAGGTGATGGCGAAGCCGAACACCCCGACGAACCCGGCCACCAGCCGGAACGCCCACAGCGCAGCGGTCGGCAGTGGTGGCGGCGGGATCTCGCCGGGCGTGAGCCCGAACCCGAGGGCGACCAGCCACGCTCCCAGGGCAGCCGCCAGGGTGACCATCGTGGCGTAGAGCAGCCGTGACACCCCGGCGACGAAATCGAACCGGGCCAGGTCGAGCGCCGCGGTGAGCAGTGGGAAGCCCGGCACCAGGAACAGGATCGCCGAGGTGAACGCCGCCTCGTGCAACGGCTGGGCCGCCGTCGGCAGCGCCCAGCGCAGGGCGGCAGCACCGAGCAGGTAGACCGTGCAGGCGACGGTCGCGGCGAGGGCGACGACGGCCAACTGGTTGAGCCGGAACCGGCGCAGCCGGAGCTGCACCAGCTTGCCGATCGCCGCCGCGACCGCGACCGCGGCCGGATCGGTCGGTGTCGGTGTCGGTGCCGGCGGGGGCGTCGGTGGCGGATCCGCTCGATGCGGCACGGTGATTCCTCCCTCGTGACGGTGACTCGACCGCCGGCCGGATCAGAAGGCCCAGTCCTCATCCTCGGTGTCGACCGCCTTGCCCATCACGTACGACGACCCCGACCCGGAGAAGAAGTCGTGGTTCTCGTCGGCGTTCGGGGACAGCGCGGACAGGATCGCCGGGTTCACTGCGGTCGCCGCCTTCGGGAAGAGCGGCTCGTAGCCGAGGTTCAGCAGCGCCTTGTTGGCGTTGTAGCGCAGGTACATCTTCACGTCCTCGGTCAGCCCGACCGGGTCGTAGAGGTCCTCGGTGTAGGCCTCCTCGTTGTCGTAGAGCTCCTGGAGCAGCTCGAAGGCGTAGTCCTTGAGCTCGGCCTGCCGGGCCGGCGAGGCCTCGGCCAGCGCCTGCTGGAACTTATAGCCGATGTAGTAGCCGTGCACCGCCTCGTCGCGGATGATCAGCCGGATCAGGTCGGCGGTGTTGGTGAGCTTCGCGTGGCTGGACCAGTACATCGGGGTGTAGAAGCCGGAGTAGAAGAGGAACGACTCCAGCATCACCGACGCCACCTTGCGCTTCTCCGGGTCGTCGCCACGGTAGTAGGAGAGGATGATCCGGCTCTTGCGCTGGAGGTTCTCGTTCTCCTCGCTCCACCGGAACGCGTCGTCGATCTCCTCGGTGGAGTTGAGGGTGGAGAAGATCGAGCTGTAGCTCTTGGCGTGCACCGACTCCATGAACGCGATGTTGGTGTAGACCGCCTCCTCGTGCGGAGTCCGGGCGTCCCGGATCATCGCCACCGCACCCACCGTGCTCTGGATGGTGTCCAGCAGGGTCAGCCCGGCGAAGACCCGGGTGGTCAGCAGCTGTTCGTGCGGCCTCAGCGTACGCCAGGAGGGGATGTCGTTGCTCAGCGGCACCTTCTCCGGCAGCCAGAAGTTGCCGGTGAGCCGGTCCCACACCTCCTGGTCCTTCTCGTCGACGATCCGGTTCCAGTTGATCGCCGGGATCCCGGCGGGCAGGGTCGACAGGTCGTTCATGGTCGTGTCCTCCTTCACAGCATGCAGCTGACGCAGCCCTCGACCTCGGTCCCCTCGAGGGCCAACTGTCGGAGCCGGATGTAGTACAGGGTCTTGATCCCCTTGCGCCAGGCGTAGATCTGCGCCCGGTTGATGTCGCGGGTGCTGACGGTGTCGGGGAAGAACAGGGTCAGCGACAGGCCCTGGTCGACATGACGGGTCGCCTCGGCGTAGGTGTCGATGATCGCCTCCGGACCGATCTCGTACGCGTCGCGGTAGTACTCGAGGTTCTCGTTGGTCATGTACGGCGCCGGGTAGTAGACCCGGCCGATCTTGCCCTCCTTGCGGATCTCGATCCGGGACACGATCGGGTGCAGGGAACTGGTCGAGTTGTTGATGTAGCTGATCGATCCGGTCGGCGGCACCGCCTGGAGGTTCTGGTTGTACAGGCCGTGCTCGGCGACCTCGGCGGCCAGCACCCGCCAGTCCTCGGTGGTGGGCAGCTGCACCCCGGCGTCGGCGAACAGCCGGGCGATCCGCTCGGTGCGGGGACGCCAGTCGCCCTCGAGGTACTTCGTGAAGTACTCCCCGGTGGCGTACGCCGACCGCTCGAACCCGGCGAACCGCTCGCCGCGCTCCGTCGCGATCCGGCAGGAGGCGGCCAGCGCGTGGTAGGTGACCGTGTAGAAGTACAGGTTGGTGAAGTCGAGCGCCTCGGCCGAGCCGTAGTGGATCGACTCGCGGGCGAGGTAGCCGTGTAGGTTCATCTGTCCCAGGCCGATCGCGTGGCTCAGCGCGTTGCCGTGCTCGACGCTGGGCGCGCAGGCGATGTTCGACCCGTCGGACACCGCCGTGAGGGCACGGACGGCGATCTCGACGGTCCGGCCGAGATCGGGGGAGTCCATCGCCTTGGCGATGTTGAGCGAGCCGAGGTTGCAGGAGATGTCCTTGCCGACGTGGTCGTACGACAGGTCCTCGTGGTAGGTCGAGGGGGTCGACACCTGGAGGATCTCCGAGCAGAGGTTCGACATGGTGATCCGCCCGTCGATCGGGTTGGCCCGGTTGACGGTGTCCTCGAAGACGATGTACGGGTAACCGGACTCGAACTGGATCTCCGCGAGGGTCTGGAAGAACCTGCGGGCGCTGATCTTCTTCTTGGTGATCCGGCGGTCGTCGACCATCTCCCGGTACTTCTCGGTGACCGAGATCTCGCTGAACGGCACCCCGTAGACCCGCTCCACGTCGTACGGGCTGAACAGGTACATGTCCTCGTTGTCGCGGGCCAGTTCGAAGGTGATGTCGGGGATCACCACGCCGAGGGAGAGGGTCTTGATCCGCACCTTCTCGTCGGCGTTCTCCCGCTTGGTGTCGAGGAAGGCGAGGATGTCGGGGTGGTGGGCGTGCAGGTACGCCGCCCCGGCCCCCTGCCGGGCGCCCAGCTGGTTGGCGTAGGTGAACGAGTCCTCCAACAGCTTCATCACCGGGATCACCCCGGAGGACTGGTTCGCGATCCGCTTGATCGGCGCGCCGGCCTCCCGGATGTTCGTCAGGGACAACGCGACCCCGCCGCCGCGCTTGGACAGCTGCAGCGAGGAGTTGATCGCCCGCGCGATGGACTCCATGTTGTCCTCCACCCGCAGCAGGAAGCAGGAGACCAGCTCACCGCGCTGGGCCTTGCCGGCGTTGAGGAAGGTCGGGGTGGCCGGCTGGAACCGGCCGGCCATGATCTCGTCGACGATCTGCTCGGCGAGGGCGAGGTCCCCGGCGGCCAGGGTCAGTGCGACCATGCAGACCCGGTCCTCGAACCGCTCCAGGTAGCGCTGCCCGTCGAAGGTCTTCAGGGTGTAGGACGTGTAGTACTTGAACGCGCCGAGGAAGGTGGGGAAGCGGAACTTCACCGCGTACGCCCGTTTGAACAGGGACTTCACGTCCTCGAAGTCGTAGCGCTCCAGCACCTCCGGCTCGTAGTAGCCCGTCTCGACCAGGTGGTCGAGCTTCTCCCGCAGCGAGTGGAAGAAGACGGTGTTGCGATTGACGTGCTGGAGGAAGTATTCCCGCGCCGCCTGCCGGTCCGCCTCGAAGCGGATCCGGCCGTTCTCGTCGTAGAGGTTGAGCAGCGCGTTGAGGGCGTGGTAGTCGGCCCGGGGGTCGGAGATCGTCTCCGGCCCGGTGTCGGTCAGCTGAGTCGGTGCCATCGGGACAGCCCTTCAGGCCGCGTGCAGACGCGCCGCGGCGGCGCTGATCCGGTCCGGCCGGAAGCCGGACCACTGCTCGTCACCGGCGACCACCACCGGCGCCTGCCGGTGGCCGAGGGCGAGCACCTCGGTGAGGGCCTCGGCGTCGGTCGACAGGTCGACCACCTCGTAGTCGAGCCCGTGCTTGTCCAGCGCGCGGTACGTCGCCGCGCACTGGACGCAGGAGGGGCGGCTGTAGACCGTGATCTTCATTGTGCGAGTCCTTCCCCCGAGTGTGGATCACCACGGTGTGATTTCACCGGTGTGATGACTGGAAGGCTATCTGTTGTGGTCGGGAAGGGCAAGCACCCCAAGATGTTGTGTCGCTGTAGGTGTGGTGCTATCCGCGCGTGGCGACCGGGTCGTTCCGCCAGGGCGGACGGCTGGGCCGGTCGGACTTGCGCGATCGCGGCTGCGGGTGCTTCTGTGGAGGTCGTCGCAGTGTTCGGGAATCCGGTGAGAATCCGGGGCTGTCCTCGCAACTGTCACTGGAGAGTCGCTCCCTCATGCCACTGGGCCCTCGGGTCCGGGAAGGCGGGAGCGGCGTCGGATCCAGGAGCCAGGAGACCGGCTGCGGCGGTCGACGACGAGTCTCCACGACGGATGGAGAGTGAGGAATCATCATGACTGCTGCCTGCCCTGACGACCGTGCCGATGCCCGGGAGGGCCGGGCATGACCACCGCGGCGAACCTCGGCTTCCCCCGGATCGGCCGTGACCGGGAGCTCAAGTGGGCCCTCGAGAAGCACTGGCGCGGCGAGCTCGCCGCCGCCGGGCTCGCGGAGGTGGCCGCCGGACTGCGCGCCGGGAACTGGCGCCTCCAGCAGTCCCTCGGCATCGAGGTGATCCCCTCGGGGGATTTCTCGCTGTACGACCCGATGCTGGACACCGCGGTCGCCGTGGGGGCGGTGCCCGAACGCTTCGGGGAACCGTTCGACCTGTCCGGCTGGGACGAGGAGGCGCTCGGGCGCTACTTCACCATGGCCCGCGGCGCGCAGGGGATCCCGGCGCTCGAACTGACCAAGTGGTTCGACACGAACTACCACTACCTGGTGCCGGAGCTGGCACCGGACCAGCGCTTCGGGTACCGCTCCCGGACCACGGCAGCGATGGCCCGGGAGGCCGCCGCGCTGGGCATCACCACCCGCCCGGTGGTGATCGGCCCGGTCACCTTCCTGCGGCTGTCCAAGCGCACCGACGGCGGCCCGACCGCGGAGCTGCTCGACGTGCTGCTGCCGGCGTACGAGGCGTGGATCGCCGATCTGGTGGCCGGCGGGGCGACCGCCGTCCAGCTCGACGAGCCGGTGCTGGTCACCGACCTGTCGGCGGCGGAGACGGCCAGCCTGGCCCGGGCCTACCAGCGGCTCCGGGCGGCCGGCCCGGCCCGACTCACCCTCGCCACGTACTTCGGCGGGCTGGGTGCGAACCTGGAGCTGGCCGTCGGCCTGCCGGTCGACGTGCTGCACGTCGACCTGGTCCGTGACCCCGGTCAGCTGGCTGCCCTGGTCGAGGCCGCGCCCGCGTCGCTCGCCCTCTCCCTCGGTGTGGTCGACGGCCGCAACGTGTGGCGGGCCGACCTGGCGGCGCTGTCCGCCCGGTTGGCGCCGGCGGTGGCGCGGCTCGGCGCGGAGCGGGTGCAGCTCGCGCCGTCCTGCTCACTGGCCCACGTCCCGGTGGACCGGACCCGGGAGGGGGACCTCGACCCCGAGCTCGCCTCGTGGATGTCCTTCGCCGTGCAGCGCCTCGAGGAGGTCTCGCTGCTCGCCCGCGCCCTCGACGGCGACCCGGCGGCGGTGGCCGGGCTGCAGGACAGTGCCGCGGTGCTGGCGGCGCGGCGTACTTCGGTGCGGGTCCGCCGGCCCGAGGTGCAGCAGCGGCTGGCCGCGGTGACCGCCGACCAGGCCCGGCGCGGTGCGGCCTTCCCCGAGCGGGCGGCCGCCCAGCACGCCCGGCTCGGCCTGCCGCCGCTGCCGACCACCACGATCGGATCGTTCCCGCAGACCCCGCAGCTGCGGAGGTTGCGGGCGGCGCACCGCCGCGGCGAGATCGACCGGGTGACGTACGAGGCGGGCCTGCGCGAGGCCACCGCCGACTGCGTACGCCGCCAGGAGGAGTGGGGGCTCGATGTGCTGGTGCACGGCGAGTTCGAGCGTACCGACATGGTGGAGTACTTCGGCGAGCAGCTCGACGGCTTCGCCACCACCGCCCATGGCTGGGTGCAGAGCTACGGTTCACGCTGCGTGAAGCCGCCGGTGCTCTACGGGGACGTGGCGCGCCGCGGCCCGATGACGGTCGACTGGGCCTCGTACGCGGCCGGGCTCACCGACCGGCCGTTGAAGGGGATGCTGACCGGGCCGGTGACGATCCTGCAGTGGTCCTTCGTCCGCGACGACCAGCCGGAGGCGGTGACCGCCCGCCAGGTCGCCCTGGCGCTGCGTGACGAGACGGTGGACCTCGAGGCGGCCGGGCTGCCGATCATCCAGGTCGACGAACCGGCCCTGCGGGAGGGGCTGCCGCTGCGGGAGGCCGACCGGGCCGGCTACCTCGGCTGGGCGACCGAGGCCTTCCGGCTGGTCGCCGGCGGCGTCCGGGCGGACACGCAGATCCACACCCACATGTGCTACGCCGAGTTCGGCGACATCATGGGCGCGATCATCGACATGGACGCCGACGTCATCTCGATGGAGGCGTCCCGTTCCGGGATGGCGGTCGTCGAGGAACTGGCCCGCGCGGGCTACCCGAACGAGGTCGGCCCCGGTCTGTGGGACATCCACTCCCCGCGGGTGCCCTCGGCGGGTGAGCTGGATGGGCTGTTGGCCCGGGCGATCGACGCGCTCGGCGCCGAACGGCTGTGGGTGAACCCGGACTGCGGGCTGAAGACGCGCGGTTGGCCCGAGGTGGAGGCGGCGCTCACCGCGCTGGTCGGGGCGGCCCGCCGGGCCCGGCGGCTCCTCACCCCCGCAGGATGCCCTTCTCCAGGGCGAGGGTGACCGCCCGGGTGCGGTCGTTGACGCCGAGCTTCTCGAAGATCCGCAGCAGGTGGGTCTTCACCGTTGCCTCGGAGATGTGCAGCGCGGTGGCGATCTGCCCGTTCGTACGACCCTCGGCGACCAGTTCCAGCACGTCGATCTCGCGGGGGGTCAGGTGCGCGCTGGCCGGTTCGCGGGTGCGGGTGACCAGCGCGGTGGCGACGCTGGGGGAGAGCGCCACCTGGCCGTGGACGGCCGCCCGGACCCCGGCGAGGAGCTCGTCCATCGGCGCGGCCTTGAGCAGGTAACCGGTCGCCCCGGCCTCGATCGCGGAGAGGATGTCGGCATCGGACTCGTAGGTGGTGAGCACCACCACCGGGAGTCCGGGGTGGGCGGTGAGCAGCCGGCGGGTCGCCTCCACCCCGTCCATCACCGGCATCCGCAGGTCCATCAGCACCACGTCGGCCGCCAGCGTCGCCAGCAGCGCGACCGCCTCGGCCCCGTCGGCGGCCTGGCCGACGACGGTGATGTCCGGGGCGGTCCGCAGTGCCGAGCTGACCCCCTCGCGGACGACGGGGTGGTCGTCGACCACCACCACTCGGATCGGCGTGCTCATGCTCTCGCTCCTTCCGCGGCCGGGACGGCCCCGGCGGTCGATCTGCCGGTGCCCTCCGCCGGCGCGGCGTGGCGGGGTAGTCGTACGGTCAGCCGGGTGCCCTCCGCCGGGGCGGAGTCGACGCCGAGTGAGCCGCCGGCCAGCGCCAGCCGGGTGGTCATCCCGGGCAGGCCGTAGCCGCGGGCGCCGGTCCGGTCGGCGGTGGGGTCGAAGCCGACGCCGTCGTCGGTGACCATCAGGGTGGACTCGGCCGGGCCGACGGTGAGCGCGAGGTCGACCCGGGAGGCCCGGGCGTGCTTGCGGACGTTCGCCAGCGCTTCCTGGGCGCAGCGCAGCAGGACGACTTCCTCGTCCCGGGTCAGCGTCTCGGCCGGGCCGACGAAGCGGGTGCCGACCGGGGTGTCGGTCTCGGCGGTGAACCGGGCGCAGAGCCGGTCGATCCGCGGCACGATGCCCTCCCCGCCGACCCCGGGGCCGCGCCCCCCGGCGACCAGTGTCCGGGTCTCGGTGAGCGCCTGCCGGGCGGTCCCCTCGGCCAGGGCGATGGTGCGGGCCGCCGCCCGGGGGTCGGTCGCGGATTCGGTGCCGGCCCGCTCGGTGAGCATCACCACCACGGTGAGGGTCTGAGTGAGGGTGTCGTGCAGCTCCCGGGAGAACCGTTCGCGTTCCGCGGCGATGCCGGCCTCCCGATGGGCTGCGGCGAGCTCCAGTTGGGCGGCGTCGAGCTGGGCCTGCAGTCGTCCCTCCTTCTCGGCCGCCCGGACGATGCTGGTGATCCAGGCGCCCATGCTGAAGCTGAAGGCCAGCGAGATGCCGGCGCTGCCGATAGCCGCGAGCCAACCGTCACTGCCGGTGCCGAGGTTGACCAGGAAACCGGCGGCGACGGCCACGGCGATCCCGACGTTGGCGGCCACCACCTGCTCCAGGCGCCGGGACCAGCTCCACGCGTACGGGTAGGCGAAGGCCTGCAGCAGCGCGGTGGTCGGGTGGACGGCGCAGAGCACCAGCAGGGTGGCCAGCAGCGCGGCGAGGTAGAGGACGGCGAGCGGGCCGGCGCCGTGATCGGCCTCGTCCGTGCGCCCGTCCGTACGCGCGGCCCCGCCGACGCCGGCGGCGCGATGCGGGCGGCGCACCGGGCGCAGGGTGTGCCGGCCGAGCACGACCCACACCAGCAGGTGGGCGGCCAGGGTGATGACCCCGACCGTCCGGGCCTGCGGGGTGACGCCGTCGGTGAGCAGGAGGAAGGCCGCGAGGACGGCCGACACCCCGGCCAGCAACGCCGTCCACCACCCTCCCGGAAGCCGCGCGCTCATGCCTCAATCCTTCCGGATCCAGCGGAAGACGGCCAGTGCGGCGACGAAGCCCAGCAGCAGCCACAGTGCGAGGGCCAGCGCGACGGAGGCCAGCGCCCAGCTGCCGCCCACCTCGGCGGCGGCGAAGGAGTCGGGCAGGAAGACCTGTCGCATCCCCTGGGCCATCCACTTGAGCGGGAACACGGCGGCGGTCTGCTGCAGCCAGCCGGGCAGCTGGGAGTACGGCAGGTACACCCCGGAGATGAACTGCAGGACGAGGACGACCGGGGTGATCACCGCGCCGGCGCTCTTGCCGCTGCGGGGCAGTTGGGCGACCGCGATGCCCAGCAGTGCGCAGGTCACCAGGCCGAGCCCGAGCACCCAGGCGAAGGTGCCCCAGCGGGCCGGGTCGGTGGGCAGGCCCACGTCGAAGACAACCCGGGCGACGACCAGCAGCAGCGCCGCCTGCGCCACCCCGGTGACGAACACCTGGCCGAGCTTGCCGATGAAGTAGGAGGCCGGTGCCAGCGGCGTGCCGGCGAGCCGCTTGAGGGTGCCGTCGTGGCGCTCGTTGGCGATGTCGATGCCGAGGTTCTGCACTCCGCTGAGCAGGATCCCCGCGGCGAGCATCCCGGGCAGGTAGTAGCCGGCGGCGGTGACGCCGGGACCGAAGTCCATCGAGCTGAAGGCGGTGGCGAAGATGGTCAGCATCAGCACCGGGAAGAGGAAGGTGAAGAAGACCTGGTCGCCGCGGCGGAAGTAACCGCGAGTCTCGAAGGCGATCCGGCCGGTGCCGACGGTGAGGGTGTGCATGGGGCGCTCCTGGGTGGGGACGTACGGGCGGTGGGTGACGTACGGGCTGAACGGCGGGCCTGGCCGGTGTACCGGCCTGCCGGCTCGACGGATCAGGCCGGGATGCCGACCGGCCGGGCAGGGTCGGTATCGATGGACCGGCCGTCGGCGTGGTGGTCGTCGGTCGCGGTGGCGTCCTCGGCGTGGGCGTCCTCGGCCCGGGCGATGATGCCGAGGTAGATGTCCTCCAGGCTGGGGCGGATCACCTCCAGGCCGGTCGGTTCGCCCTCGGTGCGGTGCAGGCCGGCGACGATCCGGGCCGGCTCGTCGGTGCGGACGGAGCGTACGGTCGGGCCCTCGGACCAGCGGACGATCGGCGTCCGTGCCTCCTCCCCGCCGAGCCGGTCGATCGGTCCCTCGGCGACCACCCGCCCGGCGGCGATGACCACCGCGCGGTCGCTCAAGTGGGCCGCCTCGTCGAGGTAGTGGGTGGTCAGCAGGATGGTGGTGCCCTCGTCGCGCAGCTGTTCGATCAGCTCCCAGAAGCGGCGGCGCGCCTCCGGGTCGAAGCCGGTGGTCGGCTCATCGAGGAAGAGCAGCTCGGGCCGGCCGATGATGCCGAGGGCCACGTCGAGGCGGCGCCGCTGCCCGCCGGAGAGGGACGCGATCCGGGCCCGGGCCTTGTCGGCGAGGCCGACCGCCTCGATCGTCGCCGCCACGTCGCGTGGGTGGGGGTAGAAGGTTGCGAAGTGGCCGACGAGTTCCCGGACCGTGGCGGATTCGGCCGCCCCGGTGGACTGCCCGACGATGCCGAGGCGGGCCCGCCAGGCCCGGCCGGCCGTCCCGGGGTCCTCGCCCAGCACCTGCACCCGGCCGGTAGTCCGGTCCCGGTAGCCCTCCATGATCTCCAGCGTGGTGCTCTTCCCGGCGCCGTTGGGGCCGAGCAGCGACAGCACCTCGCCGCGGGCGATCTCGAAGGACACCCCGTGCAGGGCGGTGAAGGAGCCGTAGCGCTTGGTCAGGTCCTGGACGACGGCGATGGGGTCTGCGGTGGTCATGACTCCATCGTCCCGATCGGCGCGGCGCGCCACGAGCGGGACAACGGTGGGTTCGGGGGTCCACCGATCGGTGGACCCCGGGAGCCTTCCGGTCAGGCCAGCAGGTCGAGGATCCGCCGGCGCAGCGCCCGGAAGTCCGGATCGTCCTGGGTGCGGGGCCGGTCGAGGTCCACCGCGATGTCGGCCACCACCCGGGCCGGTCGTGGTGAGAACACCACCACCCGGTCGGAGAGCAGCAGTGCCTCCTCGACGTCGTGGGTGACCATGATCGCGGTGAACCCCTGGTGCTGCCACAGCCGGGCCAGTTCGGTCTGCAGCGCGGCGCGGGTGAGGGCGTCGAGCTTGCCGAGCGGCTCGTCCAACAGCAGGATCTCCGGCTCGGTGACCAGCGCCCGGGCCAGCGAGGCCCGCTGCGCCATCCCGCCGGACAGCTCCGCGGGCAGCGCGTCGCGGAAGTCGTCCAGCCCGACCATCGCGATCATCGCATCGATCCGGGCGCGCCACCCGGGGTCGTCCTTGCCGCCCTGGATCGTCGGCCCGAGGGCGACGTTGCGGGCGACGGTGAGCCAGGGCAGCAGCGTCGGGTCCTGGAAGACGAGGCCGCGGGAGGGGTCGGGCCCGGTCACCCGGCGGCCGTCGACGTAGATCGTCCCGGTGACCGGCCGGTCGAGTCCGGCGACCAGTCGCAGCAGGGTTGACTTGCCCGACCCG encodes:
- a CDS encoding ABC transporter permease, with protein sequence MHTLTVGTGRIAFETRGYFRRGDQVFFTFLFPVLMLTIFATAFSSMDFGPGVTAAGYYLPGMLAAGILLSGVQNLGIDIANERHDGTLKRLAGTPLAPASYFIGKLGQVFVTGVAQAALLLVVARVVFDVGLPTDPARWGTFAWVLGLGLVTCALLGIAVAQLPRSGKSAGAVITPVVLVLQFISGVYLPYSQLPGWLQQTAAVFPLKWMAQGMRQVFLPDSFAAAEVGGSWALASVALALALWLLLGFVAALAVFRWIRKD
- a CDS encoding ABC transporter ATP-binding protein, which produces MTTADPIAVVQDLTKRYGSFTALHGVSFEIARGEVLSLLGPNGAGKSTTLEIMEGYRDRTTGRVQVLGEDPGTAGRAWRARLGIVGQSTGAAESATVRELVGHFATFYPHPRDVAATIEAVGLADKARARIASLSGGQRRRLDVALGIIGRPELLFLDEPTTGFDPEARRRFWELIEQLRDEGTTILLTTHYLDEAAHLSDRAVVIAAGRVVAEGPIDRLGGEEARTPIVRWSEGPTVRSVRTDEPARIVAGLHRTEGEPTGLEVIRPSLEDIYLGIIARAEDAHAEDATATDDHHADGRSIDTDPARPVGIPA
- a CDS encoding response regulator transcription factor codes for the protein MSTPIRVVVVDDHPVVREGVSSALRTAPDITVVGQAADGAEAVALLATLAADVVLMDLRMPVMDGVEATRRLLTAHPGLPVVVLTTYESDADILSAIEAGATGYLLKAAPMDELLAGVRAAVHGQVALSPSVATALVTRTREPASAHLTPREIDVLELVAEGRTNGQIATALHISEATVKTHLLRIFEKLGVNDRTRAVTLALEKGILRG
- a CDS encoding sensor histidine kinase, with translation MSARLPGGWWTALLAGVSAVLAAFLLLTDGVTPQARTVGVITLAAHLLVWVVLGRHTLRPVRRPHRAAGVGGAARTDGRTDEADHGAGPLAVLYLAALLATLLVLCAVHPTTALLQAFAYPYAWSWSRRLEQVVAANVGIAVAVAAGFLVNLGTGSDGWLAAIGSAGISLAFSFSMGAWITSIVRAAEKEGRLQAQLDAAQLELAAAHREAGIAAERERFSRELHDTLTQTLTVVVMLTERAGTESATDPRAAARTIALAEGTARQALTETRTLVAGGRGPGVGGEGIVPRIDRLCARFTAETDTPVGTRFVGPAETLTRDEEVVLLRCAQEALANVRKHARASRVDLALTVGPAESTLMVTDDGVGFDPTADRTGARGYGLPGMTTRLALAGGSLGVDSAPAEGTRLTVRLPRHAAPAEGTGRSTAGAVPAAEGARA
- a CDS encoding ABC transporter ATP-binding protein; its protein translation is MVTGPTPLPASPGKERVAGAVDLIDITQAFLVHGEPLPVLDHVDLSVAPGQFVSLVGPSGSGKSTLLRLVAGLDRPVTGTIYVDGRRVTGPDPSRGLVFQDPTLLPWLTVARNVALGPTIQGGKDDPGWRARIDAMIAMVGLDDFRDALPAELSGGMAQRASLARALVTEPEILLLDEPLGKLDALTRAALQTELARLWQHQGFTAIMVTHDVEEALLLSDRVVVFSPRPARVVADIAVDLDRPRTQDDPDFRALRRRILDLLA
- the metE gene encoding 5-methyltetrahydropteroyltriglutamate--homocysteine S-methyltransferase, which produces MTTAANLGFPRIGRDRELKWALEKHWRGELAAAGLAEVAAGLRAGNWRLQQSLGIEVIPSGDFSLYDPMLDTAVAVGAVPERFGEPFDLSGWDEEALGRYFTMARGAQGIPALELTKWFDTNYHYLVPELAPDQRFGYRSRTTAAMAREAAALGITTRPVVIGPVTFLRLSKRTDGGPTAELLDVLLPAYEAWIADLVAGGATAVQLDEPVLVTDLSAAETASLARAYQRLRAAGPARLTLATYFGGLGANLELAVGLPVDVLHVDLVRDPGQLAALVEAAPASLALSLGVVDGRNVWRADLAALSARLAPAVARLGAERVQLAPSCSLAHVPVDRTREGDLDPELASWMSFAVQRLEEVSLLARALDGDPAAVAGLQDSAAVLAARRTSVRVRRPEVQQRLAAVTADQARRGAAFPERAAAQHARLGLPPLPTTTIGSFPQTPQLRRLRAAHRRGEIDRVTYEAGLREATADCVRRQEEWGLDVLVHGEFERTDMVEYFGEQLDGFATTAHGWVQSYGSRCVKPPVLYGDVARRGPMTVDWASYAAGLTDRPLKGMLTGPVTILQWSFVRDDQPEAVTARQVALALRDETVDLEAAGLPIIQVDEPALREGLPLREADRAGYLGWATEAFRLVAGGVRADTQIHTHMCYAEFGDIMGAIIDMDADVISMEASRSGMAVVEELARAGYPNEVGPGLWDIHSPRVPSAGELDGLLARAIDALGAERLWVNPDCGLKTRGWPEVEAALTALVGAARRARRLLTPAGCPSPGRG